One Oscillatoria salina IIICB1 genomic window carries:
- a CDS encoding DUF3727 domain-containing protein, whose product MFMPVSRFDDENEDSNTEIVTLTDETGRSLNCYVERTLDIQGSTYVLLLPVDSPVVIIAWDDEDEDEASGATLIEDDEEIAQIFDDAKAVLAEQNLTLKLTGFTLTVAGDLPEPEEDDLLTVELEEDDGEVKSEEFQFLTGFYHLESEYEIYTPLTPLLFFAQPKAGGKLELLSPEEFQRVQPSLEELLFDELD is encoded by the coding sequence TCCAGATTTGATGATGAAAATGAAGACTCCAATACGGAGATTGTCACCCTGACTGATGAGACTGGGCGATCGCTGAATTGTTATGTGGAGCGTACTCTCGATATACAAGGTTCTACTTATGTTCTGCTGCTCCCAGTAGATTCGCCTGTGGTCATTATTGCCTGGGATGATGAAGATGAAGATGAAGCTTCTGGGGCTACTTTAATCGAAGATGATGAGGAAATTGCCCAAATCTTTGACGATGCTAAAGCAGTTCTCGCCGAACAGAATTTAACTCTTAAGCTGACTGGCTTTACTTTAACTGTTGCTGGCGATTTACCTGAACCAGAAGAAGACGATCTTCTCACTGTCGAACTTGAGGAAGATGATGGTGAAGTTAAGTCCGAAGAATTCCAATTTTTGACTGGTTTCTATCATCTCGAATCAGAATATGAAATTTATACCCCTTTAACTCCCTTACTATTTTTTGCTCAACCCAAGGCAGGAGGTAAACTAGAGTTGCTCTCACCGGAAGAGTTCCAGAGAGTGCAACCGTCTTTGGAAGAATTACTTTTTGATGAATTAGATTGA